The window GTAACAGCCGTTTTTCGAACATTCTGCCTATGCTTAAAGCAGAAAACGTTGGCGCTATTAACTGGGGTTTTGCGGCCGGTAAAACCAATACCAAATATGCCTGGGATACCCCACTGGCCGATGGTTCAGATCCGGTTGAGTGGTTTCACGAAATTTTTCAGCCAGATGGCACACCTTACCGCCTGGATGAAGTAAACCTGATTAAAAAATTAAACAACAAATAAACAGATCATACAGGGCTGAGAATCCAAATTGTTATCTGTAATAAACACCAATTGAAACCAAAAATGAAAAAAACGTCTATTTTATTTACACTGTTGGGGCTTTCGCTCTCACTTTCTGCGCAGCAGGCCAGTAAACCATGGTCTGCTGTTAAGGGAAAAATATCGTCGCCCTGGGCCGATGAGGTTAATCCTGCTGCCGTGCTTCCGGAGTATCCGCGTCCGCAGTTTGAGCGTAGCGGAAACTGGAAAAACCTAAACGGCTTATGGGATTATGCCATTGCCGAAAAATCGCAACGCCCTGCCATTAACCAGGGTAAAATTCTGGTTCCCTTTGCTGTAGAAGCTTCGCTTTCGGGCGTTGGTAAAACTGTTGGTAAAGATAGCTTGCTTTGGTATAAAACTTCTTTTACCATTCCATCGAAGATGAAAGGGAAAGATATTTTACTGCATTTCGGTGCGGTAGACTGGCGCGCAACTGTAAGTGTTAATGGTAAAGAAGTAGGTAAACACGAAGGTGGTTTTGATCCTTTTAGCTTTAATATTACCCCTTTCTTAAATAAAAGTGGCAACCAAACGCTAACTGTTGAGGTATGGGACCCCACTGACGAAGGCCCACAGCCAAGAGGTAAACAGGTTAAACGGCCAGAAGGTATCTGGTACACCCCGGTTACCGGAATCTGGCAAACGGTATGGGTAGAGGCGGTAAACAAGGCGCATATCGATCACATTAAAATTACACCTAATATCGATCAAAAGGCTGTTGAAGTAAGTTTATTTGTAGAAAATGCAAATGCCGGCGATCAGGTTAAAATTTCGGCCTGGGATGGCAACAATAAAGTAGCCGAACAAATTACCGATGCCAAAGGAACAGTAAGCTTAAAGATCGAAAACCCCAAATTATGGAGCCCCGATAGTCCGTTTTTATATGATTTGAAAATCGAACTGCTTTCAAAAAACAAAAAGGTAGATGAGGTGAAAAGTTACTTCGCCATGCGTAAAATTTCGATGGGTAAAGATGCGAGTGGGATTGAACGTATGTTGTTAAACAATGCTTTCTTGTTTCAGTACGGTCCATTAGATCAGGGCTGGTGGCCGGATGGATTGTACACTGCTCCAACCGATAAAGCTTTGAAATTTGATGTAGATAAGACTAAGGAAATGGGCTTTAACATGATTAGAAAGCACATTAAGGTAGAGCCTGCACGTTGGTATTATTACTGCGATAAAGCCGGTATGCTGGTTTGGCAGGATATGCCAAGTGGCGATTTAGGCAACAGGTGGGAAAACCGCCCGG is drawn from Pedobacter sp. HDW13 and contains these coding sequences:
- a CDS encoding glycoside hydrolase family 2 protein, yielding MKKTSILFTLLGLSLSLSAQQASKPWSAVKGKISSPWADEVNPAAVLPEYPRPQFERSGNWKNLNGLWDYAIAEKSQRPAINQGKILVPFAVEASLSGVGKTVGKDSLLWYKTSFTIPSKMKGKDILLHFGAVDWRATVSVNGKEVGKHEGGFDPFSFNITPFLNKSGNQTLTVEVWDPTDEGPQPRGKQVKRPEGIWYTPVTGIWQTVWVEAVNKAHIDHIKITPNIDQKAVEVSLFVENANAGDQVKISAWDGNNKVAEQITDAKGTVSLKIENPKLWSPDSPFLYDLKIELLSKNKKVDEVKSYFAMRKISMGKDASGIERMLLNNAFLFQYGPLDQGWWPDGLYTAPTDKALKFDVDKTKEMGFNMIRKHIKVEPARWYYYCDKAGMLVWQDMPSGDLGNRWENRPGVLDHQTDQKRSPESEGYYKKEWNAIMEKLHNVPSIVVWTPFNEAWGQFKTVEIAKWTKEKDPSRLVNTASGGNFFPVGDIIDLHNYPHPAMPSPDYFGKDYVLVLGEFGGLGLPIDGHVWQQKNNWGYQSFKNKTDLFKKYSEFVNRLGELIKVGLSAGVYTQTTDVEVETNGLMTYDRKVVKFPEAEIKALHDKLYQIKVPVK